One region of Deltaproteobacteria bacterium genomic DNA includes:
- a CDS encoding amino acid ABC transporter substrate-binding protein, with product MRLFIISTSIVACLLAFLLLAPLSASAEAPKLIRIGLTVSASGKFATEVGPFQKLVKAWAAEINKRGGIFLKELGRKLPVEIISYDDRSDAATARRYYERLVTIDRVHLLFGPYSSPLTFAASIAAEQYHVPFIAICANSPKIYSRGFQWLVCVIDAAPRYTYRYWEMIKAEGKARTVGFVVEDTLHPVGVYQGSRQLAVEAGLRVVTSEVLPPDSSDFTAAIMKLKKFDPDIVYVSANIPFAVAFMKQAYQLKLSPREFHCIHHSGVFRRPLGKAAEFVVGQSYWAPGMKYSNPQHFLRLLQEAGISLEDYPWSPAYMMAFEIAEAALTQAGSVDAAQLMHSLKNLKITTIGGPDYFADNGVGAINTYPSQIQDGKYQIIWPPEVATAPHVYPRPQ from the coding sequence ATGCGTCTGTTCATTATCTCAACCAGCATAGTAGCTTGTCTGCTGGCCTTTTTGTTGCTGGCACCCTTGTCCGCCTCGGCTGAAGCTCCGAAGCTCATCAGAATAGGCCTTACTGTTTCTGCCAGCGGCAAATTCGCCACCGAGGTTGGGCCTTTCCAGAAACTGGTCAAAGCCTGGGCTGCTGAGATAAACAAGCGGGGAGGAATCTTTCTCAAGGAGCTTGGCCGCAAGCTGCCGGTCGAAATCATCAGTTATGACGACCGCAGTGACGCTGCCACTGCCAGACGCTATTACGAGCGTCTGGTGACCATTGACCGCGTGCACCTGCTGTTCGGGCCCTACAGCAGCCCTCTTACCTTCGCCGCCAGTATTGCCGCTGAGCAATATCATGTGCCCTTTATTGCCATCTGCGCCAACTCGCCCAAAATATACAGCAGGGGTTTCCAGTGGCTGGTCTGCGTCATTGATGCTGCACCGCGGTACACCTATCGCTACTGGGAGATGATCAAGGCTGAAGGCAAGGCTCGCACAGTTGGCTTCGTGGTGGAAGACACCCTGCACCCGGTGGGCGTCTACCAGGGTTCGCGCCAACTTGCCGTGGAAGCTGGGCTTCGCGTGGTGACCAGTGAAGTCCTGCCCCCTGACAGCAGCGATTTCACAGCTGCCATTATGAAACTGAAAAAGTTCGATCCAGACATTGTCTATGTGTCTGCCAACATCCCCTTTGCCGTGGCCTTCATGAAGCAGGCCTATCAGCTAAAATTGTCGCCGCGCGAATTTCACTGCATCCATCACAGCGGCGTTTTTCGGCGGCCGCTCGGCAAAGCTGCTGAATTTGTAGTGGGGCAATCGTACTGGGCTCCGGGAATGAAGTACAGCAATCCCCAACATTTCTTGCGGCTCCTCCAGGAAGCTGGGATAAGCCTGGAAGACTATCCCTGGTCTCCAGCATATATGATGGCCTTTGAAATTGCTGAAGCAGCTCTGACACAGGCTGGCTCTGTCGATGCCGCCCAACTCATGCATTCCTTGAAAAACCTGAAGATCACCACCATAGGTGGTCCAGACTATTTTGCTGACAACGGTGTCGGTGCCATCAACACCTATCCGTCGCAAATTCAAGATGGCAAGTACCAGATCATTTGGCCACCGGAAGTGGCAACAGCCCCTCATGTTTATCCGCGGCCACA